In Bacteriovorax sp. PP10, the genomic window GTCACCAAAACTTAACGTAGTAAGGAAATTGAGTGATAAGAAAATTGAAGTAATTTGATTCGCTAATATATAAAAACTCATTTCCCCTCCTTTGCTGTTTCTTCTAATTCATCGTGCGAGATACTAATTTCGTTAATCTCTGAAAGTTTATAAAAAAATAGATTTTTCTTTGATCCGACAAGATCAACTAAAAATGACCTGACGACTTGCCCCGTTTTACTAATCAGACGACACTTATTTTCTTCAATCATTTGAACTGCCAATAATTCATCTACCTCTACATTGAAGTCTGATTTTTTAAGAGAGCTAACAATTTCGTCAGTCAATAGATCAGTTGATGGTTTATGAGTGACAATACTCATAAACGCTTCACTACAGACCCAGCTTGCGAGTGCTCTTTCTTTTACAAATTCTCCACCTTGAACGAAATAATTTTGTTTACTCAAAAGAACCAAAACAAACATGATAATAAATCCAGAACCTACTCCGATGATCGCTTTTCTAAGAAAACGAAGCTCAATTTGAACAGCATTTTCAAAACTTTCTAATTTCATAACTCCCTCCTAAAGTTTAACCTGTCTCTAGTCTGAGTTCTTTTGAAGCTATTATTTCTTTTAGATCGGTTGGAATTCTTAGGCATTGATTCTTTAATAGAACGCTCTTGAAAGTTCTTCGATTTCTCAATTGGTTTCATCGTAGTGTTCATTGGAGAACTAGCCTCTTTTTGAATTTTTTGCGTATTTACAAAAGATCGAGGCTGACTGACAGCCGAAGTTCTTATATTTTCATTGATAGAAATAATACGAGAAAGTCCCTTTGCTAACTTGCTCTCTCCTTTATTGTCTACGCTCGATGATTGAGAATTAAAGCCTGACTCCTTCCTTGTTTTTGGTAAATCATTACTTGCATTTGAATTCTGCTTAATTTGTGAACTCATACCACTTTTAGCACTATTTCCCTTTTGTAAATCATCCTTTTCAAGAGAACTCTTGTCGTAATGATCACCTACAGGCTTCATGCCATCCATATTATTTTTATTAATATGATTAGGAGTTTTAGGAAGACTGCTTAACTCCTTATGGCCTCGGTTAATGCCATTCGATATTTTATCTGCTCCATACCTACCCAAGTTCATGGCCTGTTCTCCTATTCTCCCAGTTTGTCGACTCACTCCAGGAACAGCATTTAAGAACTTCGTGGCAGAATTTGTCATTAATGCTCCAACGGCAGAACCAGACATCGCAACTCCTCCACCTTTTAAAAGTCCAAAAGTAATTATTGGTGTAGAAGCAATTAGAAGCGTGACACCAAACAACCAAAGAATCTGATCCATACTTGAAAAAATGAAATCTCCTTGATTTGCTGAAGCCTGCATTGAATTTCCAACAAGAGCGAGGATCGCAACCAAAACAAAAGGTAAAAGCATGCACCAAAAACTTGATAGAATACTTCCGTTTATTGAACCTCTACTAATAGGAAAGAAATATAGAACTGCCGTCAAAGGAGCAAAGATATAAGTCAAATGATAAACAGTTGAATAAATCAGCTTCAAAATCCATATTGACAACTTACTCATCAAGAACAACGCTGTTCCAATCAAATCATTAAGATTCGGAATGATAAAACTTTCAACGACATTCCAACCTGTTTTCTGAGAAGTTTTCTCTTCATTGGGCTTGATCTTAACTTCGCTCCACTTTCTAAGAAACACATTCCTAGGCGAAATTTCTCTTAATAGTTCATCACTATACTTAAGACTTAACTCCACACCTTCTTTGTGAATCGAATAAAATGCACTAATAAAGACAAGAACTAGAACTAGTTTCTTCACAACTTCAAAAAATTTGAATTCATTAAAGTATTCCCAAGCAAGAGCAATGACAAATGCAGGCAGTACAAACCATCCTGCAATTCTTGTCATTGCATCTTTGATAATCAATACACTTGGGTCTTCAATCAAAAGCATGTTCTGAATAGCTATCCTCACTGATTATTCCTAGTACTTTTTGATGGGAATCCATTTGAAGACTGACCATAAAATTTCAGTCGATTCATTTCATCAATTCGCTTATCTTCTAATTCTTCTGCCTTCAAGCGATTCGCCGTTTTTTGCGTCTTAAGCATTTCTAATTGGATCTCTTCCATCTTTAATTGGTTTTCATACATCAATGCAGTATTCTGTGCCGTCAACTGATCTGCTCGACCAGATGTTTTCGCATTAATTGAATGAGCAACTTGTATCTTTGCCTGTTTCTCTGAAAGTTCATTGAGTTTTTTGTTTTCCGTCACATAAACTTCAGTTTTCTTTTCATCTTCTTTAATTTTTCCATAATCCCTCATTCGCTCACGCAACTCTTCCATGGTGTATTTAAGATCACGAATTGAGTTATTGAGATCACCCAATCCTTCAATATTCTTTTTGGATGCCATTGATTCGGCCAGATAAAGAACTCTTTGCGCTCTAAAGTTTTGATCTTCGTACAATTCGTTATATTCACGCATTCGCTTTGTATATTTCTCTGTATTAGAGACTAATCTTTCAAGTTCATTGAGTTGACTTGCCGTTGTTGATACAAGTTGAATCATCAATGCCGTATCAGGCCCCAAAGCAAAGGTTGAAAAGGAATATAAGAACGTACTTATAATTAATAAATATTTCATTGAAGCTCTCCATGTTTTAAAAAGACATAACGATCAAAAATACTCTGGAAATCTAAAATCCCCTTCCTCTCTTCAAAGAACTTCTCAAACTTTAAAACTTCCCATTTATCAGTGTTAAATAATTCAAATTCAAAAAGAGTTGGAAAATAACGAACGATTTTTTTAACCGTGTCTGTGATGACCAAAAACTCACCATAAATTCCTTTTTCAGATGAGACTTGATTTAATAATTCGCTAGAATGGCTATCTAGCAGTTCAGTTTCAACATCTTGTCGAAACAAAAACTTGTGGCAACTGTTCTGATAAATGACTCTTCCAAGCTCTGTTGTTAAAAAGTCTTCGAGGTTTTGAGAAATTGCGACTGCCGAGGCAAAGTGCTTTCTAAATGTTCTAAAGCAATGAGCGATATAATCAGCATTTTCGAGTAACAATCCCCATACTTCATCAAAGATAAAGACCTTCTTTCCTTCAAGATGCTTAAAATGCTCTATCAAATAAATAATTAATGGAGCTTTAATAGATTCAGGGTAAAGACTTAGATCGCAATAAGTGAGATTACTTACCTTTCTTTTCTCATTAGTGAAGTATTCCTTAACTTCACTAAAGAAATAACTAATTCCTCTAAACTCACCTTCTAGGCATAAGAGAAACTGATCAAAATCTCCATAGGTCTCATTCTCATGAGCTTTTAGAAACTCAAAGAGTCTACCCTCATCTTGTTTTGTAAAATATCCCTTTCCCACAACACTTAAGACAAATGCTTTCAAATAGGCCGAATTCTGAATTTCTAAAGGATTAAACTTCTCCGAGAAGCTCACTCCCTCATAATAAGAAACAGTCTTCTTAAATGAATTACCCAAATCTAAAACAATAGCCTTAGTCCCTAGAGGCAACTCCTCCTTAAGAACTTTATTGGCAACCATCGACTTTCCTTGCCCAGTCGCCCCTGTCACAAGGAGGTTAAAATTAGTCGACTTTTGACAGAAGAGATCAAACGTCACTGATCTTCCTGATGGTGTATTTAAAAGAAACCCATTCTCCATTAATATCTCTGTGGGAAGTGGGAGCATCCC contains:
- a CDS encoding VirB4 family type IV secretion system protein — translated: MIFPIYECNGNELTSLKGEVSRFFEVLTPDLSQMPSDQIDHFYHKFQSELKNFREECFYKLYYINDQLFLNTNDLSIESLADGLIAALDPLKLWLGDTDVFEDIEIYDDYFLLGTEYCRLLNFYELPSKIDWRFLEQFGDSVIHLKKLDPLKAKKKLNFKRKMHFSLTLENLRNIESEKAFGQSEDLLEKIMTGEEAVFQFEGWFVARGRTKLELDSKTQKIKRRAKLLDLELLTEVRSLAYFFNATMPGVRPTFTRGHLAPNSFVSGMLPLPTEILMENGFLLNTPSGRSVTFDLFCQKSTNFNLLVTGATGQGKSMVANKVLKEELPLGTKAIVLDLGNSFKKTVSYYEGVSFSEKFNPLEIQNSAYLKAFVLSVVGKGYFTKQDEGRLFEFLKAHENETYGDFDQFLLCLEGEFRGISYFFSEVKEYFTNEKRKVSNLTYCDLSLYPESIKAPLIIYLIEHFKHLEGKKVFIFDEVWGLLLENADYIAHCFRTFRKHFASAVAISQNLEDFLTTELGRVIYQNSCHKFLFRQDVETELLDSHSSELLNQVSSEKGIYGEFLVITDTVKKIVRYFPTLFEFELFNTDKWEVLKFEKFFEERKGILDFQSIFDRYVFLKHGELQ